In a single window of the Zea mays cultivar B73 chromosome 5, Zm-B73-REFERENCE-NAM-5.0, whole genome shotgun sequence genome:
- the LOC103626562 gene encoding uncharacterized protein LOC103626562: MGFFRRIAGFFGVSRDDADHSDSPSSAGVAAELPRDRAAAAHGARRGFSVQVPVPVPVERHGPGPGPVLLPCPQGDGGVQGFRWYTRQLSMDEDGDVADEFLDEIIPESSVNNAKSPVGRFQVKYNTKRTALALRKHVIAVDGEIRHSLEHQGQLRWV, from the exons ATGGGCTTCTTCCGCCGGATCGCCGGCTTCTTCGGCGTGTCGCGGGACGACGCCGACCACTCGGACTCCCCGTCCTCCGCGGGCGTCGCCGCGGAACTCCCGCGTGACAGGGCGGCCGCGGCGCACGGGGCGAGGCGCGGGTTCAGCGTCCAGgttcccgtccccgtccccgtcgaGCGGCATGGGCCCGGGCCCGGGCCCGTGCTGCTGCCCTGCCCGCAGGGGGACGGCGGCGTTCAG GGTTTTAGGTGGTATACAAGGCAGCTTAGTATGGATGAAGACGGCGACGTGGCTGATGAGTTCTTGGATGAAATTATCCCAGAAAGCTCAGTCAACAACGCCAAAAGCCCAGTCGGAAGGTTCCAAGTGAAATATAACACGAAACGAACTGCTCTAGCATTGAGGAAGCATGTCATTGCTGTCGATGGCGAGATCCGCCATAGCTTGGAACACCAAGGGCAACTGCGGTGGGTGTGA